Proteins encoded by one window of Dialister pneumosintes:
- the ahpC gene encoding alkyl hydroperoxide reductase subunit C, whose amino-acid sequence MLRMEIEDFTADAYSNGEFVKISKKDLLGKWSVLFFYPGDFTFVCPTELADLQDNYEEFKKLGCEIYSISMDSHFVHKAWHDSSDRINHVTYPMIGDPNGQLTKMFSLYSPADGMAERGTIVINPEGKVASYEVVSDNIGRNAEELIRKVAASQFVYEHGDQVCPAKWKPGAETLKPTFDLVGKL is encoded by the coding sequence ATGTTGCGTATGGAAATTGAAGATTTTACTGCAGATGCTTATTCCAATGGGGAATTTGTGAAGATTAGCAAAAAAGATCTTCTTGGTAAATGGAGTGTATTATTCTTCTATCCGGGAGATTTTACTTTTGTATGTCCAACCGAATTGGCAGACCTTCAGGATAACTATGAAGAATTTAAGAAGCTTGGTTGTGAAATTTATTCTATATCTATGGATTCCCATTTCGTTCATAAGGCATGGCATGATTCTTCCGATAGAATTAATCATGTAACTTATCCGATGATTGGAGATCCGAATGGACAGCTTACTAAGATGTTTAGTTTATATAGTCCGGCAGACGGGATGGCGGAACGTGGAACCATCGTTATTAATCCGGAAGGTAAAGTTGCTTCTTATGAAGTAGTATCTGACAACATCGGGCGTAATGCAGAAGAATTAATTCGTAAAGTTGCTGCGTCTCAGTTTGTTTATGAACATGGTGATCAGGTTTGTCCGGCTAAGTGGAAACCGGGTGCAGAAACTCTTAAGCCGACATTTGATTTAGTAGGTAAGTTATAA
- a CDS encoding TerC family protein, protein MDFLSADTFQLIIMIIKVILLDVALGADNSAIIGMAARNLNVNLRKKAILIGTGGAIVARFVLAAVATYLMQILFLKTVGAIILIFIGINLIAGEETDDKEVAESNTLLGAIKTIIIADVIMSLDNVLAIVGATDGHLGMLIFGMIISVPIIIFGSTIVLKLMDRFPVTIYLAGMVVGWAAGGMIGTDTSLGIPLFMKLPLEIGMTILILILGIFKRKQVVKAAAAHTHNDKSDK, encoded by the coding sequence TTGGACTTTTTAAGTGCAGATACCTTTCAACTTATCATTATGATTATTAAGGTTATTTTGCTTGATGTAGCATTAGGTGCAGATAATTCTGCAATTATTGGGATGGCTGCAAGGAATTTAAATGTTAATCTCCGTAAAAAGGCAATTCTTATAGGAACAGGTGGAGCTATTGTTGCACGATTCGTTTTGGCGGCAGTAGCAACGTATTTGATGCAGATTCTTTTTCTTAAAACAGTAGGTGCTATAATACTTATTTTTATTGGTATTAACCTCATTGCGGGAGAAGAAACGGATGATAAAGAAGTAGCAGAAAGTAATACTTTACTTGGTGCGATAAAAACCATTATTATTGCTGATGTAATTATGAGTTTAGATAATGTATTAGCTATTGTTGGTGCTACTGATGGTCATTTAGGGATGTTGATATTCGGAATGATTATTTCGGTTCCGATTATTATATTTGGAAGTACTATAGTATTAAAATTGATGGATAGATTTCCGGTTACTATTTATTTGGCTGGAATGGTTGTAGGATGGGCTGCAGGCGGTATGATAGGCACAGATACATCTTTGGGAATTCCTCTATTCATGAAACTTCCGTTGGAAATAGGAATGACTATTTTAATTCTTATACTAGGCATTTTCAAACGAAAACAAGTGGTAAAAGCGGCTGCTGCACATACTCATAATGATAAAAGTGATAAATAA
- a CDS encoding dicarboxylate/amino acid:cation symporter — protein sequence MCASCHGHNTVKGQADAVLRASQKQKNKRQLIIWTAALLLGAVLGWLNNTALNELFNFVATVFTRLFQFISVPTIALAVITTLASLGAKKNTGRIFAHTITYTLLTTFSSALVAFSLYLLIAPGNIPSQVIGAGAGSVPANLQTLSYYDHFLSVVPNNILAPFLSGNVLSVLFIAASSGLALAFMPKTENRDMLIKTIHGLQELLFTLIKALLWILPVGITAFAAQLSAQIEAGVIVGTLGKYLAVVLGSNAIQFFIVIPLFLKARGLNPVLVFKQMSSALAVALFTKSSAGTLPVTLASAEQNMKVNRSVSRFVLPICTTINMNGCAAFILTTSLFVMQNAGFDLSLNTMILWIFIAVISAIGNAGVPMGCYFLTLSLMSSIGAPLGLMGVILPIYTIIDMIETAENVWSDAAVCAMTNHDLKDVLEKESENPVHAAVL from the coding sequence ATGTGTGCATCTTGCCATGGACACAATACAGTGAAAGGTCAAGCTGATGCTGTATTACGTGCTAGTCAAAAACAAAAAAACAAGAGACAATTAATTATTTGGACAGCAGCTTTACTTTTAGGTGCAGTTCTAGGATGGTTAAATAATACTGCTCTTAATGAATTATTTAACTTTGTAGCTACAGTATTTACTCGGTTGTTTCAATTTATTTCTGTGCCTACTATTGCTTTGGCAGTGATTACTACTTTGGCATCTTTAGGCGCAAAGAAAAATACCGGTCGTATCTTTGCTCACACCATTACCTATACTTTATTAACTACTTTTTCGTCTGCGCTAGTAGCTTTTTCTTTATATCTACTGATTGCTCCCGGAAATATTCCCAGCCAAGTTATTGGTGCAGGAGCCGGCTCTGTACCTGCTAATTTACAAACATTAAGTTATTATGATCATTTCTTATCTGTAGTTCCTAACAACATTTTAGCTCCTTTTCTGTCCGGGAATGTGTTATCTGTTTTATTTATTGCAGCTTCTTCCGGTTTGGCACTTGCTTTTATGCCAAAGACAGAAAATAGAGATATGCTTATTAAGACTATTCACGGATTACAGGAGTTGTTATTTACACTTATAAAAGCATTGTTATGGATTCTCCCCGTAGGGATTACCGCTTTTGCTGCACAGTTGTCAGCTCAAATTGAAGCCGGTGTTATTGTGGGTACTCTTGGTAAATATTTGGCAGTAGTTCTTGGCAGTAATGCCATTCAATTCTTTATCGTGATTCCTTTATTCTTAAAAGCAAGAGGATTGAATCCCGTGCTTGTATTTAAACAAATGTCTTCCGCTTTAGCTGTGGCATTATTTACTAAAAGTTCAGCAGGAACATTACCTGTAACATTGGCTTCTGCAGAACAAAATATGAAAGTCAATCGTTCCGTTTCACGTTTTGTTCTTCCTATATGCACTACTATAAATATGAATGGTTGTGCAGCATTCATATTAACCACTTCTTTATTTGTTATGCAGAATGCGGGGTTTGACCTTAGTTTAAATACTATGATTTTATGGATATTTATTGCCGTTATTTCAGCAATCGGAAATGCCGGAGTACCTATGGGTTGCTATTTCTTAACATTATCTCTTATGTCTTCTATTGGTGCGCCTTTGGGATTGATGGGGGTAATTCTTCCTATTTACACGATTATAGATATGATTGAAACAGCAGAAAATGTATGGTCTGATGCAGCTGTATGTGCTATGACTAACCATGATTTAAAAGATGTGTTGGAAAAAGAATCGGAAAATCCGGTTCATGCAGCGGTACTATAA
- a CDS encoding FAD-dependent oxidoreductase, with amino-acid sequence MEKKYDAIIVGGGPAGLSAAIYLARAQFNVLVVERDAIGGQIVITGEVVNYPGILATNGKNLTADMHRQAENFGATFLSAEVTGLELSGTYKTVHTTRGDFSAPGIIYAAGAHPRAAGFKGEEDFKGHGVAYCATCDGEFFTDKDIFVVGGGFAAVEEGLFLTRYARRVFMVVRRDDFSIHSPAVDELKSHEKVTVLTHTKIKEVLGNEAIRSVILENTETGEEKRYDADSGDFCGVFVFTGYAPENKLIQGQVELDDRGYIITDRDQKTNLAGVYGAGDICVKNLRQVVTAVSDGAIAATSLEKYIEQLYRNLGIKREYKKVVIPKKEEKVETVKASNGSYLDDSIRQALAPVLARLANPITLRLYDDNSTYASENKKLIEELAQLSAKISTDIVAATDDFKNTIAIIDAYGNDMGMRFHGVPGGHEFNSFILALYNAAGPGQDVGEEIEKRIQSIKENKHIRLVISLTCTMCPDLVAAAERIAAGSPHVTVDVYDLQHYPAFKDKYNIMSVPCFMIDEGKLHFGKKSIHELLELLGV; translated from the coding sequence ATGGAAAAGAAGTATGATGCCATAATAGTTGGCGGAGGTCCTGCAGGGCTGTCCGCCGCTATTTATTTGGCACGTGCACAGTTTAATGTTTTAGTAGTAGAAAGAGATGCTATTGGTGGGCAAATTGTAATTACAGGAGAAGTTGTAAATTATCCGGGAATTCTTGCTACGAATGGTAAAAATCTAACAGCAGATATGCATCGCCAAGCAGAAAATTTTGGTGCAACATTTTTGTCCGCGGAAGTTACAGGATTAGAATTATCCGGCACCTATAAGACAGTACATACTACTCGTGGTGATTTTTCAGCACCGGGAATTATTTATGCAGCAGGTGCACATCCCCGAGCAGCCGGTTTTAAAGGGGAAGAAGATTTTAAAGGTCACGGTGTAGCTTATTGTGCAACTTGTGATGGGGAGTTTTTTACCGATAAGGATATTTTTGTGGTTGGAGGCGGATTTGCTGCGGTAGAAGAAGGTCTTTTCCTGACACGTTATGCACGTCGTGTATTTATGGTGGTTCGTCGTGACGATTTCTCTATTCATTCTCCAGCAGTAGATGAGTTGAAGAGTCATGAAAAGGTTACCGTACTCACACATACTAAAATTAAGGAAGTGTTAGGAAATGAAGCCATTCGCAGTGTTATTTTAGAAAATACAGAAACCGGTGAAGAGAAGAGATATGATGCTGATTCCGGAGATTTTTGCGGAGTATTCGTATTTACCGGTTATGCTCCGGAAAATAAATTAATTCAAGGGCAAGTAGAGTTGGATGATCGCGGTTATATTATCACTGACCGTGATCAGAAGACAAACCTTGCAGGCGTATATGGTGCCGGTGATATTTGTGTTAAGAATTTGAGACAGGTAGTGACTGCTGTTTCTGATGGAGCTATTGCTGCTACTTCGTTAGAAAAGTACATTGAACAATTATATAGAAATCTTGGTATAAAGAGAGAATATAAAAAAGTAGTTATTCCTAAAAAAGAAGAAAAAGTAGAAACTGTAAAAGCAAGCAATGGATCCTATTTAGACGATTCTATTCGTCAAGCACTGGCTCCTGTATTAGCACGCTTAGCAAATCCGATTACATTGAGACTGTATGATGATAACTCTACTTATGCATCTGAAAATAAGAAGTTAATTGAGGAATTAGCTCAACTATCAGCTAAAATTTCTACGGATATTGTTGCAGCAACTGATGATTTTAAAAACACGATTGCTATTATAGACGCTTATGGGAATGATATGGGTATGCGTTTCCATGGTGTTCCCGGCGGACATGAATTTAATTCATTTATCTTAGCGTTATATAATGCTGCAGGTCCCGGACAGGATGTAGGAGAAGAAATAGAAAAGAGAATCCAATCTATTAAAGAAAATAAGCATATTCGCTTAGTTATTTCTTTAACATGTACTATGTGTCCTGATTTAGTGGCAGCTGCAGAACGTATTGCTGCAGGATCTCCACATGTAACTGTTGATGTGTATGACTTGCAACACTATCCTGCATTTAAGGACAAGTATAATATTATGAGTGTTCCCTGTTTTATGATTGATGAGGGAAAACTTCATTTTGGAAAAAAGAGTATTCATGAATTATTAGAACTCTTAGGTGTTTAA
- the mnmA gene encoding tRNA 2-thiouridine(34) synthase MnmA, whose product MSIKAFLRKDNMITQKKVVVAMSGGIDSTLVVRLLQEAGYEVCGATMHHFNGQDFSDAIKMADFLKIPYRIIDVRDNFKKIVLTYFTESYTKGLTPNPCMICDFKIKFGLFYDKARELLNCPYFATGHYCRITYNSDRKKFQVDKALDLAKDQSYMMYHLTQEQLAHILFPLGRIHKENTRLLAKEKGIPIYNKSESQDICFLSENETYIDYLKQYAPDAFKPGYIINRKGEVLGKHRGLPYYTIGQRRGLGIAAKTPLYVIALDGKKNRVIVGANEDLFRTRLLACDLDFTDGNAPQSPFTCEAKIRYGIKTHTCSVTLKQNGNAIISFNEPQRAVTPGQSVVFYDNERLIGGGTIVKPL is encoded by the coding sequence ATTTCTATAAAAGCATTCCTCAGAAAGGATAACATGATAACACAAAAAAAAGTGGTTGTAGCCATGTCCGGCGGTATAGACAGTACGTTAGTAGTACGTTTATTACAAGAAGCCGGATATGAAGTTTGCGGTGCTACCATGCACCATTTTAATGGACAAGATTTCTCTGATGCAATAAAAATGGCAGATTTTTTAAAAATTCCATATCGTATCATAGATGTCCGCGACAACTTTAAAAAAATTGTTCTCACTTATTTTACAGAATCTTATACAAAAGGACTAACACCTAATCCTTGTATGATTTGTGATTTTAAGATAAAATTCGGACTCTTTTATGATAAAGCACGTGAATTACTGAACTGCCCCTACTTTGCCACCGGCCACTACTGTCGAATTACTTACAATTCAGACAGAAAAAAATTCCAAGTGGACAAAGCTCTTGATTTAGCTAAAGATCAATCTTATATGATGTATCATTTAACACAAGAACAGCTAGCACATATTTTATTCCCTTTAGGTAGGATACATAAAGAAAATACACGACTTTTAGCAAAAGAAAAAGGGATTCCGATTTATAACAAATCGGAATCCCAAGATATTTGTTTCTTATCTGAGAATGAAACTTATATCGATTACCTTAAACAATATGCGCCTGATGCATTTAAACCCGGATATATTATAAATAGAAAAGGGGAAGTTTTAGGTAAACACCGAGGTCTTCCCTATTATACCATTGGACAGCGTCGTGGATTAGGAATTGCTGCTAAAACTCCTTTATATGTAATCGCATTGGATGGTAAAAAAAATCGTGTAATTGTAGGTGCTAATGAAGACTTATTCAGAACTAGATTACTTGCTTGTGATCTTGACTTTACAGATGGAAATGCTCCTCAATCCCCCTTTACATGTGAAGCCAAAATTCGCTATGGAATAAAAACACATACCTGTAGTGTAACATTAAAACAAAATGGGAATGCCATAATTTCTTTTAACGAACCGCAACGTGCGGTTACGCCGGGACAATCTGTAGTTTTTTACGATAACGAACGTCTTATTGGCGGCGGTACTATTGTTAAACCTTTATAA
- a CDS encoding transglycosylase domain-containing protein, which translates to MKKIIFLILTVGSIYAGYIFGIQPNTTNIPVQTATALLADTQKQIFLLLSSEEILNTASDKNESLKSKIMNVTDFKNQLESRIHRDEFTAYKDINPLVIKALIDTEDKRFYEHGALDIIGVIRAAITNYMAGSTLEGGSTISQQVVKNVFLSNERTFTRKIEELFLAVQLERTYTKDEILEMYLNTIYFGHGTYGIKEASQTYFNKTPDTLNLAQCAMLAGLPQAPSAYDPIDNPEEGFKRMVLVLTLMSAAGDCTAAEAAVAPTMLWDK; encoded by the coding sequence ATGAAAAAAATTATTTTCTTAATACTTACAGTAGGTTCTATCTATGCAGGCTATATCTTTGGTATACAGCCCAATACAACAAATATACCCGTACAAACAGCCACGGCTTTATTAGCCGATACCCAAAAACAAATATTTTTGTTATTATCCTCGGAAGAAATTTTAAATACTGCTTCCGATAAGAATGAAAGTTTAAAAAGTAAAATCATGAATGTGACCGACTTCAAAAATCAACTGGAAAGTCGTATTCACCGAGATGAGTTTACAGCTTATAAAGATATAAATCCATTAGTAATAAAAGCTCTTATCGATACAGAGGATAAGCGCTTTTATGAACATGGAGCACTAGACATTATAGGTGTTATACGTGCAGCAATAACTAACTATATGGCAGGAAGCACATTGGAGGGAGGAAGTACCATTTCCCAACAAGTCGTAAAAAATGTTTTTCTTTCCAATGAAAGAACTTTTACCAGAAAAATAGAAGAGCTCTTTTTAGCTGTACAACTTGAAAGAACTTATACAAAAGATGAAATACTTGAAATGTATCTAAATACTATCTATTTTGGACATGGTACGTATGGAATAAAAGAAGCCTCTCAGACTTATTTTAATAAAACCCCCGATACTTTAAATTTAGCCCAATGTGCTATGCTTGCAGGACTACCACAAGCACCAAGTGCTTATGATCCGATTGACAATCCGGAGGAAGGATTCAAGCGTATGGTTTTAGTTCTTACTTTAATGTCAGCTGCCGGTGATTGTACAGCAGCAGAAGCAGCTGTAGCCCCAACTATGCTTTGGGATAAATAA
- a CDS encoding 1-deoxy-D-xylulose-5-phosphate synthase: MYLEKIQTPNDIKHYTPHERKILAQEMRDAMLIRTSIHGGHFGPDFGIVEATIALHTVFDSPKDKIVFDISHQCYPHKMLTGRKDAFLYKEHYNDVSGYTNPDESEHDFFNVGHTSTSLSLASGLAKARDLKCDSENIIAVIGDGSMSGGEALEGLDTIGELGTNLIIIFNDNNQSIAELHGGMYRSFSELRKTNGKSPNNLFKAMGLDYRFVADGNNTEKLIQIFQEVKNIDHPIVIHICTQKGKGYKLAEENKEAWHYRDAFDIETGELKEQFLNPYAELTATYLLDRMKTDKKLVAIAAATPSALGFNKERREQAGAQYIDVGIAEEQAVAMASGCSKNGVHPVFATAATFWQRTYDQISQDVCINNNPVTFLVCWAGFYGMNDVTHLGIFDIPMLSSIPNLVYIAPTSLKEYKAVLDWSINQKNHPVAIRVPLPQFTDSNSPIRHSYDDINSYEATQSGNAVAILGVGNMYHIAVKVASLLKKENIQATLINPLFISSIDKELLTQLQTNHHLVCTIEDGILAGGFGEKIAGFYAPTTMRVLNFGLEKNFYDRYDYEELAKTNHLTPQQIAQDTLQLLHTLQNKNS; encoded by the coding sequence ATGTATCTCGAAAAAATTCAAACTCCTAACGACATCAAACACTATACACCTCATGAACGTAAAATATTAGCACAAGAGATGCGTGATGCTATGCTTATTCGAACCAGTATACACGGTGGTCATTTTGGTCCGGACTTTGGAATCGTAGAAGCAACTATTGCACTTCATACAGTTTTTGATTCTCCCAAAGATAAAATTGTCTTTGACATTTCGCATCAATGCTATCCACATAAAATGTTAACCGGGCGTAAAGATGCTTTCTTATATAAAGAGCATTACAATGATGTATCCGGTTATACCAATCCTGATGAAAGTGAACATGATTTTTTTAATGTCGGCCACACCTCGACTTCTTTAAGTCTTGCTTCAGGTTTAGCTAAAGCAAGAGATCTCAAGTGCGACTCGGAAAATATTATTGCTGTTATAGGTGATGGTTCTATGAGTGGTGGAGAAGCACTTGAAGGACTGGATACTATCGGTGAATTAGGTACAAACCTAATTATTATTTTCAATGATAACAATCAATCCATTGCAGAATTACATGGTGGTATGTATCGTTCATTTAGTGAACTGCGAAAGACTAACGGTAAATCTCCTAACAACCTTTTTAAAGCAATGGGATTAGATTATCGGTTTGTTGCAGATGGAAATAATACAGAAAAGCTTATTCAAATCTTTCAAGAAGTGAAAAATATTGATCATCCCATAGTCATTCATATATGTACCCAAAAGGGTAAAGGATATAAACTTGCAGAAGAAAATAAAGAAGCTTGGCACTATCGAGATGCCTTCGACATAGAAACCGGTGAATTAAAAGAACAGTTCTTAAATCCTTATGCAGAATTAACTGCCACTTATTTATTAGACCGGATGAAAACAGACAAAAAGTTAGTCGCCATAGCAGCTGCTACCCCTTCTGCGCTCGGTTTCAATAAAGAGCGAAGAGAACAAGCCGGAGCACAATATATAGATGTCGGAATTGCAGAAGAACAGGCTGTTGCTATGGCATCCGGTTGTTCTAAAAACGGTGTTCATCCTGTATTTGCTACTGCTGCCACATTCTGGCAACGTACTTATGACCAAATATCACAAGATGTCTGCATCAATAATAATCCTGTAACTTTTCTTGTCTGTTGGGCAGGATTTTATGGAATGAACGATGTAACACATTTAGGCATTTTTGATATCCCCATGTTATCTTCCATTCCCAACTTAGTTTATATAGCACCCACTTCACTCAAAGAATATAAAGCGGTATTAGATTGGTCTATTAATCAGAAAAATCATCCGGTAGCCATTCGTGTTCCTTTACCTCAATTTACAGATTCCAACAGTCCGATTCGCCATTCTTATGACGATATTAATTCTTATGAAGCAACCCAATCAGGGAATGCGGTCGCCATATTAGGTGTAGGGAATATGTATCATATAGCTGTAAAAGTCGCATCATTACTCAAAAAAGAAAATATACAAGCTACACTTATCAATCCTTTATTTATTAGCAGTATAGATAAGGAATTATTAACGCAATTACAAACTAACCATCATCTAGTTTGTACAATTGAAGATGGGATTTTAGCAGGTGGCTTTGGTGAAAAAATTGCAGGTTTCTATGCGCCAACAACTATGCGCGTTCTAAATTTCGGATTAGAGAAAAACTTTTATGACCGCTACGATTATGAAGAACTTGCAAAAACAAATCATTTGACTCCTCAGCAAATAGCACAAGATACATTACAACTTTTACATACATTACAAAATAAAAATTCTTAA
- the gyrB gene encoding DNA topoisomerase (ATP-hydrolyzing) subunit B → MSENVHKVPTNHIEENGDANYSAGEIRVLEGLEAVRLRPGMYIGSTSSRGLHHLVYEIVDNSIDEALAGFCDKIEVRINEDGSCTVVDNGRGIPVDMHESGKPALEVVLTVLHAGGKFGDGGYAISGGLHGVGVSVVNALSSWMKVQVHRDGNVYEMMFSRGEVTKEMTIVDKTDHTGTIVTFMPDPEIFKEGVDFSYDTLKVRVRELAFLNKGLRIRLTDNRPATTKSEEFHYAGGITEFVKYLNNGKDLVTKDVIAFEGEKDKVIVDIALQYQNGYTENMYTFVNDINTIEGGMHLSGFRTALTRCINDYARKNGLLKNSDENLTGEDVREGLTCVISVKVPNPQFEGQTKTKLGNQEVKGIVDNITSEGLRVYLEEHPAEAKEIIGKSITASRAREAARRARELTRRKNALEVSSLPGKLADCSERDPKFTELYIVEGDSAGGSAKSGRDRRYQAILPLRGKILNVEKARLDRVLNSDAIRTMITAFGTGIGQDFDIEKLRYHKIIIMTDADVDGAHIRTLLLTFFYRYMPKLITEGHVFIAQPPLYQVRKGKKKYYTYNDDEQNKLIEEIGLEGSYIQRYKGLGEMNPEQLWDTTMDPKNRIMFRVDLMDAVEADHIFDVLMGDKVEPRRKFIEENAENVTNLDL, encoded by the coding sequence ATGAGCGAAAACGTTCATAAAGTACCAACAAATCATATAGAAGAAAATGGAGATGCTAATTATAGTGCAGGTGAGATTAGGGTCTTAGAAGGATTGGAAGCGGTTCGTCTTCGTCCGGGGATGTATATCGGATCTACATCATCTCGTGGCTTGCATCATTTAGTGTATGAAATTGTAGATAATAGTATAGATGAAGCATTAGCCGGATTTTGTGATAAGATTGAAGTTCGTATTAATGAGGATGGAAGTTGTACCGTTGTTGATAATGGTCGAGGCATTCCTGTAGATATGCATGAATCAGGAAAACCGGCATTGGAAGTAGTATTAACGGTATTACATGCCGGTGGTAAGTTTGGTGATGGCGGATATGCTATTTCCGGTGGGCTTCATGGGGTAGGTGTTTCTGTAGTTAATGCATTATCTTCATGGATGAAGGTACAGGTTCATCGTGATGGTAATGTGTATGAAATGATGTTTTCTCGTGGTGAAGTTACGAAGGAAATGACTATTGTAGACAAGACCGATCATACCGGAACCATTGTTACATTTATGCCTGATCCGGAAATTTTTAAAGAAGGTGTAGATTTTAGTTATGACACATTAAAAGTACGTGTCAGAGAATTAGCATTTTTAAATAAAGGACTTCGCATTCGCTTAACGGATAATAGACCTGCTACTACGAAGAGTGAAGAATTTCACTATGCAGGCGGTATTACAGAATTTGTTAAATATTTAAATAACGGTAAAGATTTAGTAACTAAAGATGTTATTGCATTTGAAGGTGAAAAGGATAAGGTTATCGTAGATATTGCACTTCAGTATCAGAACGGATATACCGAAAATATGTACACTTTCGTTAATGATATCAATACTATTGAAGGTGGGATGCATTTATCCGGATTCCGTACGGCCTTGACTCGTTGTATTAATGATTATGCAAGAAAGAACGGACTCCTTAAAAATAGTGATGAAAATTTAACAGGGGAAGATGTACGAGAAGGGCTTACTTGTGTTATCAGTGTTAAAGTACCTAATCCACAATTTGAAGGACAAACAAAGACTAAATTGGGGAATCAGGAAGTTAAAGGTATTGTAGATAACATTACGAGTGAAGGGTTACGTGTTTATTTAGAAGAACATCCGGCGGAAGCTAAGGAAATTATTGGAAAGAGTATTACTGCAAGTCGTGCAAGAGAAGCCGCTCGTCGTGCAAGAGAATTAACTCGTAGAAAAAATGCATTGGAAGTATCCAGTTTGCCGGGTAAGTTAGCGGATTGTTCAGAACGAGATCCGAAATTCACGGAACTCTATATTGTAGAAGGAGATTCTGCAGGTGGAAGTGCAAAATCAGGACGAGATAGAAGATATCAAGCAATTTTACCATTGCGAGGTAAGATTCTTAATGTAGAAAAGGCACGTTTGGATAGAGTGCTTAATAGCGATGCTATTCGTACTATGATTACTGCATTCGGTACCGGAATTGGGCAAGATTTTGATATCGAAAAACTTAGATATCATAAAATTATTATTATGACGGATGCCGATGTTGATGGTGCACATATTCGTACCTTACTATTGACATTTTTCTACCGTTATATGCCGAAACTTATTACAGAAGGACATGTATTTATTGCACAACCCCCACTTTATCAAGTTCGAAAAGGTAAGAAAAAGTATTATACTTATAACGATGATGAACAGAATAAGCTTATTGAAGAAATTGGCTTAGAAGGAAGCTATATTCAGCGTTATAAAGGGCTTGGTGAAATGAATCCTGAGCAGTTGTGGGATACAACAATGGACCCTAAGAATAGAATTATGTTCCGTGTAGATTTAATGGATGCCGTAGAAGCAGATCATATTTTTGATGTTTTAATGGGGGACAAAGTAGAACCTAGACGTAAGTTTATTGAAGAAAATGCAGAAAATGTAACAAATTTGGATTTATAA